Proteins co-encoded in one Salvia splendens isolate huo1 chromosome 4, SspV2, whole genome shotgun sequence genomic window:
- the LOC121800175 gene encoding elongation factor G, chloroplastic-like, with product MAAEAVMKMSSSAICNLNGSSRRPLPPVSHSARRRRSTSSAAVRALSSSFLASVAIASASTNLSTLRQNQKRGSFSIFAMAAGEEKRTIPLKDYRNIGIMAHIDAGKTTTTERVLYYTGRNYKIGEVHEGTATMDWMEQEQERGITITSAATTTFWNKHRINIIDTPGHVDFTLEVERALRVLDGAICLFDSVAGVEPQSETVWRQADKYGVPRICFVNKMDRLGANFFRTIDMIVSNLGAKPLVLQIPIGAEDTFKGVVDLVKMQAVVWSGEELGAKFSYVDIPADLVDLAQEYRAQMVETVVELDDEAMENYLEGIEPDEATIKKLIRKGTISGSFVPVLCGSAFKNKGVQPLLDAVVDYLPSPVDLPPMKGTDPEDPELVLERAASDDEPFSGLAFKIMSDPFVGSLTFVRVYSGKLDSGSYVLNSNKGKKERIGRLLEMHANSREDTKVALTGDIIALAGLKDTITGETLCDPEKPVVLERMDFPDPVIKVAIEPKTKADIDKMAVGLIKLAQEDPSFHFSRDEETNQTVIEGMGELHLEIIVDRLKREYKVEANVGAPQVNYRESISKVTEVKYVHKKQSGGAGQFADITVRFEPLEAGSGYEFKSEIKGGAVPREYIPGVMKGLEESMPNGVLAGYPVVDVRAVLVDGSYHDVDSSVLAFQLAARGAFREGIRKAGPQMLEPIMRVEVVTPEEHLGDVIGDLNSRRGQINNFGDKPGGLKVVDALVPLAEMFQYVSTLRGMTKGRASYTMQLAKFDVVPQHIQNQLAQKEEPVAA from the exons ATGGCGGCAGAAGCCGTGATGAAAATGTCATCCTCCGCCATCTGCAACTTAAATGGCTCTTCGCGGAGGCCTCTGCCGCCTGTATCTCACTCCGCACGACGTCGTAGGTCCACTTCCTCTGCCGCAGTTCGAGCCCTTTCTTCTTCATTTCTCGCTAGTGTTGCGATTGCCTCTGCTTCCACAAATCTCTCAACTTTGCGCCAGAACCAGAAGAGGGGGAGCTTCTCTATCTTTGCTATGGCTGCAG GAGAGGAGAAGAGAACAATTCCATTAAAGGACTACCGCAATATTGGAATCATGGCACACATAGATGCAGGGAAGACCACCACTACTGAAAGAGTCCTGTACTACACTGGTAGAAACTACAAAATTGGTGAGGTGCATGAGGGAACCGCAACTATGGACTGGATGGAACAAGAACAAGAAAGAGGGATCACTATTACTTCTGCTGCAACAACCACCTTTTGGAACAAACACCGAATTAACATCATCGATACTCCTGGCCATGTTGATTTCACCCTAGAAGTGGAGCGGGCCCTCAGGGTTTTAGATGGTGCAATATGTTTATTTGACAGTGTTGCTGGTGTGGAGCCTCAGTCTGAAACTGTCTGGAGGCAGGCTGATAAATATGGCGTTCCTAGgatatgttttgtgaataagatgGATCGGCTAGGAGCAAATTTCTTTAGAACTATAGATATGATTGTGTCGAACCTGGGTGCAAAACCACTGGTGCTTCAAATCCCAATTGGCGCAGAAGATACTTTTAAAGGAGTTGTGGATCTCGTGAAGATGCAGGCAGTTGTTTGGTCTGGGGAGGAATTGGGTGCGAAGTTTTCATATGTCGATATCCCTGCTGATCTTGTAGATTTAGCTCAGGAGTACAGGGCTCAGATGGTTGAAACTGTAGTTGAGTTGGATGATGAAGCTATGGAGAACTACCTGGAAGGAATCGAACCAGATGAGGCCACCATTAAGAAGCTAATAAGGAAAGGAACTATCTCAGGCAGTTTTGTTCCTGTTTTATGTGGCTCGGCCTTTAAGAACAAAGGTGTCCAGCCACTACTGGATGCTGTCGTAGATTATTTGCCCTCTCCTGTGGATTTGCCACCAATGAAGGGGACGGATCCTGAGGATCCAGAATTGGTTCTTGAGAGGGCTGCCAGTGATGATGAACCATTTTCTGGATTGGCTTTCAAGATCATGAGTGATCCTTTTGTGGGGTCTCTTACATTTGTTCGGGTGTATTCTGGGAAGCTTGATTCCGGTTCCTATGTGTTGAATTCAAACAAAGGGAAGAAAGAGAGAATTGGTAGACTCCTGGAAATGCATGCTAACAGCAGAGAGGACACTAAAGTAGCCTTAACCGGAGATATTATCGCGCTCGCAGGTCTAAAAGATACAATAACAGGAGAAACGTTGTGTGATCCGGAGAAGCCTGTTGTTTTAGAACGGATGGATTTTCCAGATCCTGTGATTAAGGTTGCAATTGAGCCAAAAACTAAAGCTGATATTGATAAGATGGCAGTTGGCTTAATCAAGCTTGCTCAGGAAGATCCTTCTTTCCACTTCTCACGTGATGAAGAAACCAATCAAACAGTTATTGAAGGAATGGGAGAGTTGCATCTTGAAATTATTGTTGACAGGCTCAAGAGGGAATATAAG GTTGAAGCCAATGTTGGAGCACCTCAAGTCAATTATCGGGAAAGCATTTCCAAGGTTACGGAAGTCAAGTATGTGCACAAGAAGCAGTCTGGTGGTGCAGGTCAATTTGCGGATATCACTGTCAGGTTTGAGCCACTAGAAGCAGGTAGCGGGTATGAGTTCAAGAGTGAGATCAAGGGAGGTGCAGTGCCGAGAGAATACATACCAGGTGTGATGAAGGGGTTGGAAGAAAGTATGCCTAACGGAGTGCTAGCTGGCTACCCTGTGGTTGATGTTCGTGCAGTATTAGTCGATGGGTCTTACCATGATGTTGATTCAAGTGTTTTGGCATTCCAGTTGGCTGCCAGAGGAGCATTTAGGGAAGGAATAAGGAAAGCTGGACCTCAGATGCTCGAACCAATTATGAGGGTGGAAGTTGTCACGCCTGAAGAGCATTTGGGAGATGTGATTGGTGATCTCAACTCAAGGAGAGGTCAGATCAACAACTTTGGGGATAAACCAGGTGGCTTGAAG GTGGTGGATGCCCTGGTGCCTTTAGCTGAGATGTTTCAGTATGTAAGCACTCTTCGAGGAATGACCAAAGGGCGTGCTTCCTACACTATGCAGTTGGCCAAATTTGATGTTGTCCCTCAACATATTCAGAACCAGCTGGCCCAGAAGGAGGAGCCAGTTGCTGCTTAA